Part of the Rhizobiales bacterium NRL2 genome is shown below.
AAGCGGTTGCGGCCGATCTCGACCGGCAAGCGCATCAGTCCGCAGCCTCGTGATCTCCTGTGGTTCCGGAAGATCCACGAGCACGGGCCCTTGCCGTCCTCATATCTGCACGGCTTCTCGGCAGGCGAGTACATAAACGAGAAGCGGGCCAGGGAGCGCCTGACGGACCTCTTCAACGAAGCCGAAACCCGTCATGGCGGCACCTATCTTTCACGGCCCCTGCAGCAGTTCCGCACGATCGACAGTCGCTACAATCAGCTTGTCTACGATCTGACTCAGGCTTCGGTTGCGGCGCTGAAGGAAACAGGCCTCCATTCACCCTATGCGACGCGGCCCTCGGGCCCCTGGCTGCATGGCTTCATGACCGCCTGCATTACCGCCTCCATCGAGCTGGCGACCCTGGCTCGCGAGGACCTGAAGTTCATACCGGGCTGGCGGGTGCTCGAGAGGGCAGGGGCCCAGCTGCGCTTCCCTACCCCGATCGAGGACCCGAAATCGGGCAAGACCGTATCCAGGGACCTCATTCCCGATGCGCTCTTCGGGCTCGAGTACCTGACCGATGCCGGACCGCGATACCGCTTCTTCCTCGTCGAGGCCGACCGCGGCACCGAACCCATGACCACAAGCAACTGGAACCGCAAGAGCTGGCAACGCTCATTGGCGCAGTATCGGGCCTATGTTGGTGGGGGGCTCTACCGGGACCACCTCAAGCTGACCGCACCGGTGATCGTGCTGGTCGTCGGGACCGATGAGCGGAAGATCGCGCGGATGCTGAAAGTTGCGGACATCGCCGGCGCGCATGCCCCCTGGCTGTTGTTCACGACGATCGGGGATTTCGGACCGGTGTTCCGGCCGCCAGCGCCCATGCTCCATTTGCTGGATGAATCATGGCTGGGTAACGGCGTAGATGCATTTCGAATTGATCAGCCCTGAGAAAATTTCAGTGCTTGCGGGCTGCCATCCGGTTCTTCTGAACCAATGCGGATGGAGATGCGAACGCAATGTGGCCGTCTTGGTCAGCGCCATATGAGCGGCTGCTGCCCAAGCGGTCACGGCCCCATACAGCATGACCCCGGAAGATTACCGCGCGAAGTGGAATCTGCCGGCCGCCTATCCGATGGTGGCGCCGAACTACGCGAAACGGCGCGCGGAGATGGCGAAATCGATCGGTCTCGGCCGCAAAGGCCGGCAGGCCAGGGCCGCGAAGTAAATCGCCGTCGAGCCCGGCCCAAGGTGAGCTGTCCAGGGGATCCCGGTTCATCCGGCATCTCCCTGGCGCGGCGCGTCCAGGACCCGCGCCGCGTAGGACAGCGCTTCGAAGTACAGCAAATACCTCCGAAGCGTGTTGGCGGGGATTGCCCGGTTCGGCCGGTAGGCCGCCATTTCCGTGAACCGCCCGACCAGCGCCTGGGCCTCCTCGATCTGGTTCCGGTAGAGCTGGATGCGTTGCAGCGGAATGTGGCGGGCGGGCTGGTCCTGCGCATCCTGGACAAGCGCCAGGAGCGATGCGTAGCTCCGGCCGCGCTTGCGGCAGTCCAGATGAGGATCTTCGGTCGCGATGATATCGGGACCGAACTCGGCGACGAGCGTCCTGACCTTCGAGCGGAGTTCTGTCTCGCGGCCGGGCGCGGGGCGCCAGAGCTGCCAGTTCTTCAGTTTCCCTCCGACGAGGCAGACGGCGGCGATGCCGTCGGAGGAGACCGCGACGGCGATCAGCCGCTCCGGCCTAGCCGCCATGGATGCGCCGCTGACTGGCTTCCAATCTCTCGGCCAGAGCGGACAGCGTCTGCTGGCGGTTGAAGGTGCCCGCCCAGCGGCTGGGCGGCGCCGGCAGGGTCGGGAACCGCTCGCCAATCCGCACTTCGGCCTCACGGATCAGCGGGGCGTAGAGGCTGTCCATGGGACGGCCGTAGATCAGCGCCAGGGCGCACATGTCGAGCGGCAGAAGCTGGCGTTTGCCTTTTTCGATCTTGGAGACGCGGGAGGCATCGATACCGAGCAGATGGCCGCAATCGGCCTGGGTAAGGCCGGCTTGCCGGCGAGCGACACGGAGGTCGAGGGATAATTCGTTTTGCATGGTGTGAAAGAACTTAAATGAACGGCTAACCCGTCCATTCTAACCGCCGCCGCCCAACCCACATGACCCCGCCATGTGCGCAAATGGCGACTGGCGAAGGCTCGACCGCGAGAACAGAGACGGCGAAAGCGCGAGGGTGGAACCCTCGCGCCTCCGACCTCGCGGTGAACCTCCGCCGGTCCACCAGCGTCGGATCTCTTGTTCCTTCAGGCTAGCAAGCGAGCGACCCCTGTCCAGTCCCCGGCGCCTGCCATCCCGGCCCATCGCGCCCAGGCCGCCGCGCTCCGATATATACGGTCTCCGCCCGGCGGCGCCGACGCTGCCATCCCGCCGGTTATCCCCACCGCCCTGGGGCCATGATCCGTGTGCTCTGGACTCCCAGCCGGTTCCCCACCTTCGGCGGCCCCTTGGCCATCGACGCTGAAGACAGGCGGACCTCCGGTCCGAACCGGCCGCCGCGCCCGTTCGGGCCGGCGCGGCCAGGTTTGTCGGTTCCTCCGGCGCGGTGCGGCCGGCGCGCCCTTCTGGGCCCATCAGGGCGGCCCGCAACCTTGGCGCTGCGCGCCAGGTCCGCCGCTGCGCTCCGGCCCTTCGGGTGCGGCCCGCCCTTCTGCCGGGCCCTCCCGGGCGATCTCGCCGCCCACCCCGCCTGCCGGGGGAACGGGGCGAAGAAGGAGAGGGCCGTTGCCGATACCGCGACACCACAGGACCGCACCGAGCCGGTTGGATGGCCGGGGCGCTCTCCATGGGGTTCGTATGAGGCCGGATCATGAGGAGCTTCTTCGCCCCGGGGGTGGCTCGCGCGCTCTGCGCCGGTCGCTCGCCGTCACCTGTCGGGAGCGGGCCGGGGGCGCATCACCCAACCGCAAACGGAGACGACACCAAAATGGAACTGCAGCACATCCCGATCGAACAGCTCGAGGTCTCGAAGCTCAACATGCGCCATGGCCGGAAGCAGCCCGATATCGCCGACATCCTCCCCAGCGTCCGCGCCCATGGCGTCCTCCAGCCCCTGCTGGTGCGGCCCGCGAAGACGGACGGCCACTATGAGATCGTCGCGGGACGGCGGCGCTTCTTCGCGGCCCGGGCGGTCGCCGATGAAGCGGGCGGCATCGAGGCGCTGCCCTGTGCGGTCATGGCCGCGGGCGACGACGCGGAGGCGCTCGAGGCCTCGCTGATCGAGAACTTCGCCCGTCTCGCACCCGACGAGATGACCCAGTACGAGACCTTCGTCCGGCTCGGCAAGAACGGGCGGTCCGTTGCCGAGATCGCCGCCATGTTCGCGATCACGGAGCGGATGGTGGAGCGCCGCCTGGCTCTCGGCAATCTCGTGCCGCGCATCCGCACCGCCTATCGCGAGGACCGGATCGATGCGGCGACCGTCCGGTTGCTCACGATGGCGAGCGCCGCGCAGCAGAAGGCGTGGATGGCGCTCCTGGACGATCCGGAACAGATGGAGCCGCGCGGCCACCAGCTGCGCCAGTGGCTCTTCGGCGGCCAGTCCATCCCCGTTGAGGTCGCGCTGTTCGATCTCGATGACTATCCGGGCGAGATCGTCACCGACCTCTTCGGCGAGGAGCGCTTCTTCGCCGATGCGGCGCTGTTCTGGGAACATCAGAACCGGGCCATCGCGGAAAAGCGCAACGCCCTGATCGAGGCGGGCTGGGCCGATGTCGTGGTGCTCGAGCCGGGCGACTACTTCCGGAACTGGGAGCATGAGGTGGTCGCAAAAGAGGACGGCGGCAAGGTCTTCATCGCCGTCTCCCGGCGCGGCGACGTGGAATGCCATGAGGGCTATCTCGGCCGCCGGGAGGCAGCGCGCCGCGCCCGTGCCGCAATGGTGGGCGAGGATGCCGAAGGCGCGACGGACACCGAAGCCGCCCGCCGTCCGGAGGCGACGCAGGCGATGCAGAACTATATCGATCTTCACCGCCATGCGGCGGTCCGGGCCGAGCTTCTGCAAAGGCCCGACGTGGCGCTGCGGCTTATCGTGGCGCACATGATCGCGTCCTCGGGCCACTGGCTGGTGCGGCCCGAGCCGCAGGCCTGCCGGGGCGAGGCCATTGCCGCCAGCATCGCCGGGAGCCGGGCGCAGCAGGCCTTTGAGAGCGAGCGCAAGGCGGTGCTCGAACTTCTGGGCCGCGATCCGGCGGCGGACCGCGATGTCGTCCGGCCCGGCCATGACGGCTACGGTACGGCGGAAGTGTTCGCCCATCTGCTCGAACTCGGCGAGGCTGAGCTCCTGCGCATCGCGGCCTTCGCCATGGCCGAAGCCCTCGCCGCCGGGAGCGCCATGGTCGAGGCTGCAGGCAACCATCTGGCCGTGGACATGAAGAAGCACTGGTCGGCGGATAGCGTCTTCGTCGACATGCTGCGGGACCGGGCGGTCGTTGACGCCATGCTGGCCGACATCGCCGGCGAGCGCGTGGCCGAGGCCAACCGCTCGGAGAAGCTGAAGACGCGGAAGGCGATCATCGGGGACTTCGCCGAAGGGACCAATGGCCGGGCGAAGGCCGAAGGCTGGCTGCCCGGCTGGCTGGCCTTCCCGGTCCGGACCGTGACCGAGACGGGCCGCCTGCAGACAGCCGACCTCTGGGCCAGGGTCGGCCATCTCTTCGAGACGACGGACGAGACCTGAACAACAAGGAAGCGGGCAGCCCCTGGGCCGCCCGCTTCCGCACTCCCGCTATGGGTCGCATGGCCCGGCACCAGCGCCGCTACTCCACCCGTTCGGCCCAGAGCCTGTGGGTACGCTCGCCGTTGAAGACGATGTGGCCTTCCAGGCGATTGCGCTCGGGATCGAAGCTGAGATGGTCCGTCCGGTCGAACTCGGTGTAGCGGAGCGTCACCTTGTTGCCCGCGACGTCTACCTTCGCCGGCATGTTGTACTCCGTCCGGTTCGTGTCGGCGTCGATGACCCGGATCATGGCGCGCTGGTCGGGGCCGGCCGGGTCGAAGCGGATCTCGTAAAGCTGCCCCCGCAAC
Proteins encoded:
- a CDS encoding chromosome partitioning protein ParB, with the translated sequence MELQHIPIEQLEVSKLNMRHGRKQPDIADILPSVRAHGVLQPLLVRPAKTDGHYEIVAGRRRFFAARAVADEAGGIEALPCAVMAAGDDAEALEASLIENFARLAPDEMTQYETFVRLGKNGRSVAEIAAMFAITERMVERRLALGNLVPRIRTAYREDRIDAATVRLLTMASAAQQKAWMALLDDPEQMEPRGHQLRQWLFGGQSIPVEVALFDLDDYPGEIVTDLFGEERFFADAALFWEHQNRAIAEKRNALIEAGWADVVVLEPGDYFRNWEHEVVAKEDGGKVFIAVSRRGDVECHEGYLGRREAARRARAAMVGEDAEGATDTEAARRPEATQAMQNYIDLHRHAAVRAELLQRPDVALRLIVAHMIASSGHWLVRPEPQACRGEAIAASIAGSRAQQAFESERKAVLELLGRDPAADRDVVRPGHDGYGTAEVFAHLLELGEAELLRIAAFAMAEALAAGSAMVEAAGNHLAVDMKKHWSADSVFVDMLRDRAVVDAMLADIAGERVAEANRSEKLKTRKAIIGDFAEGTNGRAKAEGWLPGWLAFPVRTVTETGRLQTADLWARVGHLFETTDET